The following are encoded in a window of Candidatus Niyogibacteria bacterium genomic DNA:
- a CDS encoding copper-translocating P-type ATPase gives MHPEITRDTAGICPECGMNLVPAKSEKKHRHHQESRDERDKHAGHSTKMFLKKFWVSLILTVPVVLYADIIQKIFSWSPPDFPGSIYLSLIFGSIVFFYGGGVFLTGAYRELKARLPGMMTLIGMAISAAYFYSVWAAFGEPKNTLFWELTTLITIMLFGHWLEMRAVSGAQGALKELSKLLPDIAEVIRGGKTEIIPVSELREGDIAFIRPGGKIPSDGIVIEGKSEINEAMVTGESASVAKNVNSEVIAGTINSDGSLKIKITKVGERTFLAGVMRLVQEAQASKSRLQILSDRAAFYLTIIAISTGVLTFGLWLYAKAGFGFALERLVAVLVIACPHALGLAVPLVASISTTLAARHGFLIKQRLALEAARSIDIVLFDKTGTLTKGEYGVTNIWPTNAKNEKDLLQIASSIDIFSEHFISKAIVKKAEESGVTTVKARDFTRLPGKGVKGIINGTVIFIGGQAILDDLRVAPPAELKKEIEKENKKGKTIIYAATEKELLGVFALADLIRDESREAIQSLKTMGIKIAMITGDSEGVASWVAEELGINDYFARILPHQKSEKVKLLQNKGQKVAMVGDGINDAPALTQANLGIAVGAGTNVAIESAGIILMRNDPRDIVKIIKLSRFTYTKMIQNLFWATGYNVVALPLAAGILASKGILLQPALAALFMSFSTVIVAINAILLRKKTL, from the coding sequence CGGAGTGCGGAATGAATTTAGTGCCCGCAAAATCCGAAAAAAAACATCGGCATCATCAAGAATCGCGGGATGAGCGCGACAAGCACGCCGGCCACAGCACAAAAATGTTTTTGAAAAAATTTTGGGTGAGTTTGATTCTGACCGTGCCGGTGGTGCTTTACGCCGATATTATCCAAAAAATTTTCAGCTGGTCGCCGCCGGATTTTCCGGGCTCAATATATTTATCGTTAATTTTCGGCTCAATTGTTTTCTTTTACGGCGGCGGAGTATTTTTAACGGGCGCGTATCGCGAGCTTAAGGCGCGGCTGCCCGGCATGATGACGCTGATCGGAATGGCGATTTCCGCCGCGTATTTTTACAGCGTCTGGGCGGCTTTTGGCGAACCCAAAAACACTCTTTTTTGGGAACTGACCACCTTGATTACAATTATGCTCTTCGGCCACTGGCTTGAAATGCGGGCGGTATCCGGCGCGCAAGGCGCGCTTAAAGAACTTTCAAAACTTCTGCCCGATATTGCCGAAGTTATTCGCGGCGGAAAAACAGAAATTATTCCCGTTTCCGAACTGCGCGAAGGAGATATTGCGTTTATCCGCCCCGGCGGAAAAATTCCTTCGGACGGCATTGTGATTGAAGGAAAATCGGAAATTAACGAGGCAATGGTTACGGGCGAATCCGCGTCGGTCGCTAAAAACGTAAATAGCGAAGTTATCGCGGGAACGATAAACAGCGACGGTTCGCTTAAAATTAAAATCACTAAAGTCGGTGAACGCACTTTTCTCGCCGGCGTTATGCGTTTAGTGCAGGAAGCGCAAGCCTCTAAATCTCGGCTTCAGATTCTTTCTGATCGGGCCGCTTTTTACCTGACTATTATCGCCATAAGTACCGGAGTTTTAACTTTTGGATTGTGGCTTTACGCGAAAGCCGGTTTTGGATTCGCGCTTGAGCGATTGGTGGCGGTTCTGGTAATCGCCTGTCCGCACGCGCTTGGCTTAGCGGTTCCGCTGGTCGCTTCAATTTCCACGACGTTGGCGGCCCGCCACGGCTTTCTGATAAAACAGCGGCTCGCGCTTGAAGCGGCGCGAAGCATTGATATTGTGCTTTTTGATAAAACAGGAACTCTTACCAAAGGCGAATATGGCGTAACAAACATCTGGCCGACTAACGCGAAAAACGAAAAAGATTTGCTCCAAATTGCCTCGTCAATTGACATATTTTCCGAACATTTTATTTCCAAAGCTATTGTGAAAAAAGCGGAAGAATCCGGCGTCACCACGGTAAAAGCGAGGGACTTTACGCGCCTTCCCGGTAAAGGGGTAAAAGGAATAATTAACGGAACGGTTATTTTTATCGGCGGCCAAGCGATTTTAGACGATCTTCGCGTCGCTCCCCCGGCAGAGTTAAAGAAAGAAATAGAAAAAGAAAATAAAAAAGGAAAAACAATTATTTACGCGGCGACCGAAAAAGAACTCCTGGGCGTTTTCGCGCTTGCCGATCTTATCCGAGATGAATCGCGCGAAGCGATTCAATCTTTAAAAACAATGGGAATTAAAATTGCGATGATTACCGGCGATTCGGAAGGCGTCGCCTCCTGGGTTGCCGAAGAACTCGGCATTAATGATTACTTTGCAAGAATTTTGCCGCACCAAAAATCCGAAAAAGTAAAACTGCTTCAAAACAAAGGCCAAAAAGTCGCGATGGTCGGCGACGGCATTAATGACGCGCCGGCGCTAACACAAGCCAATTTGGGCATTGCTGTCGGCGCGGGCACAAATGTCGCCATTGAATCCGCCGGCATTATTTTAATGAGAAATGACCCGCGCGATATCGTAAAAATCATTAAACTTTCCCGTTTTACTTATACGAAAATGATTCAAAATCTTTTCTGGGCAACCGGTTATAATGTAGTCGCGCTTCCGCTGGCCGCCGGCATTCTGGCGTCAAAAGGAATTCTCTTACAGCCGGCTCTCGCCGCGCTTTTCATGTCCTTTTCAACCGTGATTGTCGCCATCAACGCGATTTTATTAAGAAAAAAAACTTTATAA